In the genome of Nycticebus coucang isolate mNycCou1 chromosome 12, mNycCou1.pri, whole genome shotgun sequence, the window attactaagaactgccttagctatacggggttttttccagttccatacaaaacgcagaatcattttttccaaatcttgaaagtatgatgttggtattttgataggaatggcattgaataggtagattgctttgggaagtatggacattttaacaatattgattcttcccatccatgagcatggtatgttcttccatttgttaatatcctctgctatttcctttctgaggatttcatagttttctttatacaggtccttcacctctttcgttaggtatattcctaggtatttgattttcttttttttttttttttttttttgtagagacagagtctcactgtaccaccctcgggtagagtgccgtggcgtcacacggctcacagcaacctccaactcctgggcttccgcgattctcttgcctcagcctccctagtagctgggactacaggcgcccgccacaacgcccggctatttttttttgttgttgcagtttgaccggggctgggtttgaacccgcaaccctcggcatgtggggccggcgccccactcgctgagccacaggcgccgcccggtatttgattttctttgagactatggtgaagggagttgtgtccttaattagcttctcatcttgactgttattggtgtacacaaaggctactgacttgtggacattgattttatatcctgaaacattactgtattttttgatgacttctaggagtcttgtggttgagtctttggggttctctaagtataagatcatgtcgtcagcaaagagggagagtttgacctcctctgctcccatttggattccctttatttccttgtcttgcctaattgtattggctagaacttccagcactatgttgaatagtaaaggtgacagaggacaaccttgtctggttccagttctaagaggaaaagctttgagttttactccattcagtaaaatattggctgtgggtttgtcatagatagcttcaatcagttttagaaatgtgccacctatgcctatactcttcagagttctaattagaaaaggatgctggattttatcaaatgctttttctgcatctattgagaggatcatgtgatctttatttttgcctctgttaatatggtggataacgtttatagacttgcgtatgttaaaccagccttgcatccctgggatgaagcctacttgatcatgatgaatgacttttttgatgataagctgtaatctattggctaggattttgttgagaatttttgcgtttatgttcatgagtgagattggtctgtaattctcctttttgtttgggtcttttcctggttttggtatcagggtgatgtttgcttcatagaatgtgttggggaagattccttcttcctcaattttttggaataatttctgcagtacaggaataagctcttccttgaaggtttgatagaattctggagtgaagccatctggaccagggcattttttggttggaagattttttattgtttctttgatctcagtgcttgaaattggtctgttcaggagctctatttcttcctggctgagtctagggagagggtgtgattccaaatattgatccatttctttcacattgtcaaatttctgggcatagagtttctggtagtattcagagatgatctcttgtatctctgtgggatcagttgttatttcccctttatcatttctgattgaggttactagagattttacttttctattccttgttagtctggccaatggtttatctattttatttattttttcaaaaaaccaactccttgtttcattaattttctgaatgattcttttgttttcaatttcattgatctctgatttgattttggatatttcttttcttctactgagtttaggcttagattgttcttctttttccaattccataagatctcttgtgagattgttgatgtgctctctttcagtttttcgaatgtaggcatctaaagcgatgaattttcctctcaaaactgcttttgcagtatcccacaggttttggtagcttgtgtcttcattgttgttatgctcaaggaagttaatgatttcctgttttatttcttccttcacccatctgttattcaacagaagattgtttaatttccatgcctttgggtggggtcgagcatttttgttagagttgagttccacctttagtgccttatggtctgagaagatacaaggtaaaatttcaattcttttgattctgttgatatttgttttgtgtcccaggatatgatcaattttggagaatgttccatggggtgatgagaagaatgtatattctttatctttggggtggagtgttctatatgcgtctatcaagcacagttgttctagagtctcatttaagtcttttatatccttgtttaatttctgtttagaggatctgtccagctctgtaagaggagtgttaaagtcccctgttatgatggtattatcagatatcatattgctcagactgagtaaggtctgcttcaagaatctgggagcatttaaattgggtgcataaatatttagaattgaaatgtcttcttgttgtatttttcccttgaccaatataaagtgaccatctttgtcttttttgactttagttgctttaaatccacatgtgtctgaaaataagattgcaactcctcttttcttctgaattccatttgcctgaaaaattgtcttccaacccttgactcggagctttaatttgtcttttgaagccaggtgtgtttcttgcagacagcaaatggatggcttgtgttttttaatccagtcagccaatctatgtctcttcagtggggaattcaagccattaacatttattgagataattgacaagtgtggtagtattctattcatcttattttgtgagagtccattgcttagttttatcttttgcatcagtgtagaggttaggttctgtcctttaatttctgagttcttactttgctgctgatccattgtggtggtcagtgtgcagaacaggttgaagtatttcctgtagagctggtcttgttgtggcgaatttcctcaatgtttgtatatccataaatgatttgatttctccgtcaattttgaagcttagcttagcagggtacagaattctgggctgaaaattgttctgtttaagtagattaaaggtagatgaccattgtcttcttgcttggaaagtttcattagagaagtctgcggtcactctgatggatttgcccctgtaggtcaactggcgcttactcctggcagcttgcagaatcatttctttggtcttgactttggacaggttcatcacaatgtgtcttggagaagctcggttagagttgaggcgacctggggtccgatatccctctgaaagcagtgtgtcagaatctttggtgatatttgggaaattttcttttataatattctctagtatggcttccattcctctggggcattcttcttccccttccggaattcctataactcgtatgttggaacgcttcataaagtcccataattctgacagtgaacgttctgctttctctctcttcttttctgcctcttttactatctgagttatctcaaaaactttgtcttctacctctgaaattctttcttctgcatggtctaacctgttgctgatactttccattgcatctttaagttccctgattgactgtttcatttccttcagctctgctatatcctttttatattcttcatatcgttcatctctgatttgattctgtttttgaatttccttttggttattttccactttattaacagtttccttcattgtttccatcatttccttcattgttttcaacatgtgtattctaaattccctttctgtcattcctaacatttctgtataggtggaatcctctgcagtagctacctcatggtcccttggcggggtagttctggactggttcttcatgttgcctggagttttctgctgattcttcctcatgggtgatttcttttatctgtttacttgccctaattttcctttcaattcctcttgctctttaagttcttgtgcctgtggactaagggttacaggaccagaagggtgagaaggtttaagagcaaaaaagcgatgaaagaaatgaggaccgagtgataagaaaaaaaaaaaaaaatgaaaaaaaagaaaaatagagaaaggagagtggttgggtgaaaggaatattgacaaaaagaagagaggcacagaaagaggaagacagagcaatataggtgtacagtagggtactttgatacaaccttaaaaaaaaaaaaaaaaaaaaaaaaaacaccttctgggggtgccaagtggggtggttcccttgaggtcagcagctctttgctaacctgatcagacacagtaccccacctccaccaagtagagaggaaagacaaaaatgctataaatcaaaccaaaacaagcaaacagaaaactttacgggataaaattggctggaaaaaccaaataatagtggtagaaacactaacaaaaatgaagttctgattattgaaataggcagcaatgggaaattataattaaactagaaaaattgagaaaaaaaaggatctgtatggaaaaggttgaacttaaaaaacaaaacaacaatctagaacgtcaaaataaacaaaaaaaacaaccaaaccaaaaaaacaaacaaacaaacaaacaaaaaaaaaacacacacgcaaccaaaaacaaagcagtatgtatatggaattgaatattgtctgggcaacacgtggtcttctggggtatgagatgttaatcacagttctgatacgactggaggctgctagtttctcgaaccccagcaggtagacaccctaaatctctcttcagcccacttaaaaggcactttgaacttgttcacttactgagcagaagctttctcagggaagtgcttgttgctggaatcactgctgaagtggctatccacttaccctgtgtgtcaaaactagtctccctctgcccccgagggttagggctgcaaggcggctcagaccccacccttaggctacttggtcgctgggttaccagctcccacccaattccagctctgcgaccctgagggcggagcttgccagggcagatcgctcacaatgtctgcctgtgacccagagccaaactctattagctccgtctggctcagcggctcagactggggccctagacaaaggccaaagttctccgcactcccgctcaggctctccccaaggcagttcagctgagtgccaagtccaaagacaccaaaacagttcacaggtaaggcctttctggtttgcagtctcgctgctactgaacttacagttgcgggcgggtttaggcggattgaacacacacgaccatttgccggttttccactgttttagtcctcctcttggggtccagaagtctctcgctgactccctgtatcctctcaggggtgatgataggcagatcccaccagccagagatgcctggagtcctatatccccagactcacggtgcccagatgcaaggaagctgttactcggctgccatcttgctcctccccccaaGAATGTggattttcttccctaatggttATTTGTTCCTTGACCCATCGCATGCTGACTTTTGCTTCCACTACTTCACAATACCATTCTTGAGAAGGATTATCAGCAACACCCTGGGCCCACTCATCAGTCATCTTCCTATTTGAGCCCAGCTCACTTCCCCCTTAATTCTTAGGACACTACCCTTTGCtgtctttgcttttccttctttgctaCTGCTTTGTTGTCTCTTTTATAAGCTCCTCTTCTTCCATCCACCTCTTTTGAAATGTCACATTTCCCAGAGCTCCATCCTTATCCCTCCTTCTATTACTAAAATTCTGAGTGATGTCATATATCCCCACAGCATAACCTGCTACCTCCATGTGAGTGACATTCAAAGTCAAAGAGGTCTACACAAATGAAAagtagggagaaaagagagaaagttcaTTTTCTAGAGGAAGAGGTGGGTTTGCTTTAAATTggaagagaaatgagaatttTGTTGTGCCAAGGAGTAGGAGCCAGTTGGAATGtagagaataaaggaaagaagataatTATGTTCTCTTGATCCATGTTGGGTTCCTTTTTAAATTCTCCATTCACCAGAATAACCAAGAACTCAGAATTAGCTAATTCTTCTCTACCCAACCTCCTGCAGAGTCCCAAGCTGTGCACATCCTTGAATATAGTGTGTAtctgccctccttcctcctttcttctcccaAGGCTTAGCTCTGCTCCCATCTCACATTAAGTATTGAAGCAGAATAAGGAGATGCCCCTTCAGACCCCTTATGATGGAACTGCCGTGTCCTCTGTCATCTGCTGATCTCTCAGCTATTCCTGGAGACATCTATAGTTTCCTGAGTGGGAAATCGTTTCCTGTCAAGACCCATCTACTCATGTAACTGGTCATTTGTACAAAGATTTTGCTTctataaagaatgaaagaaagtaacAATAGAGAGCAAAGTTGCAATGATGCGAGGAAAATGAATggtctttattctcttttctagttttctttgaaaaatgttctCAGCTTCCTGACAAAAAAAATATGACAAAGGAGATGATTCATACAACATTGGAGTGCGTGAAAAATAATTTGGCCATCACAGGTAAAAATGAATGTACCTAGAATTCAGTTGCTGACTCTACTAGGTAAGGATCCCAAATCACTATTTCCGGTCAGATTCCTGGGTAGATCACACTAACAACTTGACTCTCATGATCATTTTAAGCTATGTGAAAATATATAGGACATAAAATtctcatatgtatatttttatctatgCAAGGAAATAGAGGCTTAATTGTAAAAGAATTACTTCGCTTTGAGATttcttctgcctttctttctttctaaactttCTGTGCACAAATGCTCTTTATTCACATATCAGTTAAATGTATTTGATAAAAGTATGATAATGATGATTTTAATATGGAtgtgaattatttaaattttcaaaatgagtaGATTAATTtagaaatagttttatatttatagaaaaattggacAGATAATGCAAAGAGATACTATTTCTCCCCTTGTTGGCATACACAGTATCcctgattattattatcattattatattttgagacagaatctcacttggtcacccttagtagggtgccatggtggcttagcttacagcaacctcaaactcttgagctcaagcaatcctcttacctcagccttccaagcggctgggactataggcgcccactacaaagcccggctatttttcagagacgtggtctcactctggctcaagctggtcttgaactcgtgagctcaggcaatccacccgcctctgcctccctagtactggtattacaggcataagGCACCGTGCCTGGCGATATcccaaattattaatatataagtaTGGTACATTTCTCTCAACTAATGAGATCATATTTACACATCATTATTAATTAGAGCTCACAACTTACTCAGATTTCCTTAGATTTCACCTAATGTTCATTTCCTGTAACAGGTTCCCACCCAGGGTGCCACATGACATTGTCATCCTTTGtctcctcttggctgtgacagtttctcagatgtaccttgtttttgatgatcttgacagttttgaggaataCTGGTCAGGCATATTATAGGATGTTCTACCTACTagaatttgtctgatgtttttctaaGACTTAAAATGGGGTTATTGGTTTTTGTGAGGAAGATCACAGCTATAAAATGCTACTTTCATCACATCATATTAAGAGTATATATTGTCAAAATGGTTTTAGACTACCGATCTTGATCTTAATTGCCTGGCTAATGTTGTGTTTCCCAGGTTTCTCTTTCTCTACTATaaagttcctcttttttttccccctttctataCTAATTTCTTTGCATAGCCCACACTTAATAGTGGAATCGTGCTTGCTATCTATTATGATTAGAGTATGGTGTTAGGGcttcacagagaaataaaatcaatagaatGTATAGAATGATATTTATTTGTAAGGAACCGAGTCATATAATTGTAACAGCTTGAGAAGTTCAAAATTGAtgctggagggtgggggtggcagcTGGCAGGGTAGAGACTCGGGAAAGAGTTGTAGTTTGAGTCCAAAGACAAGACTGCTACAGAACTGGAAGGAGTCAACTTTTCTGATGAAGGTCAAAGGCTCTGCTGGAGAATTTCCTCCTGTTCAGAGGAAGTCCTCCATTTTTCTATTCAGATcttcaactgattagatgagGTCTATTTACATTACAGATCTGCTTTGCTCCAACTACAGTAATTTAAATGcaaatctcatttaaaaatgtttccagagGATTACAGTGGCAGTATCATAGACAATGAGGTTTATACAAGGCacgattattgctaattgaaaacttttcccaataccCCTCCATGACAATTTGCAGTACAGTTAgcattggcaatttttttttttttttgagataagagtctcaagctgtcaccctgggtagagtgctgtggtatctcagctcacaccaacctcaaactcttgggcttaaaagattctcttgcctcagcctcccaagtagctgggactacagatgcctgccacaacacctggctattattttgttgtagttgttattgtcgtttggcaggcctggaccaggttcgaaccaccagccctggtgtattgGTGGgagccctaacctctgagctatgggtgctgagccctgctttaaaatctttgtcagatAATTGTAACATTAGTGTTATCTTGGTAGTTGGCTTctattgattattattttttattaaattttggaATTTCCTGGTTCTTGGTATAATATTTTCTATTGACCCTAgacatttttgtattgttttcagAGTCTGGTTCTTActtaaacattgttttatttgGCTTTTCCTGGTACCACTCCAGTGGAAGAGAGGGAGCCCTACCTCATTTTTGCCTAAGGGAAGTAACTTGGCTTCGTTGACCCCTCGGGGACGGGGTGATCCTTGTTACACCTGGGTGAGGAAGGGAGGTCCCTCTTCCACATGATCTCCTTTGGTCCTTAATTTTAATCATACACACACTTCTAAAAGTGATTACTTATATTGTACTTATATGCCCCTCTTCCCAATACAGAGAAAGTCTGGAGCTGTTGCCCAAAGAATTGGAAGTCATTTAATTCCAAATGCTACTTCATTTCAACTGAATCAAGATCTTGGAGTGAAAGTCAGAAGAACTGCTCTGGAATGCAGGCTCACTTGCTGGTGATCAACACCAAGGAAGAGCAGGTACTTCCTAACAGATAATGGAGTTGTGACCCTACTTGCTTTTTGTTTGTCTCCCTTGGGTAAGAAGGAGGTCTTTGTTATTTTGGGATATTGTGCTGTGGCAGAGgctttcaataaaatagatacaaaagGCTCCTAAATCTTTACATTCCTTACCTTCTTCCTGCTTCTAGAAACCTGACCTCCCCCAAAGAAATAGtgtcattaaaaatataacatatggGGGTAGAATTGAACAGTGAAAATGTTCCTGAACTACCAGTTTGTTATTTTAACGTGTAAATTTGTATACATTATTAACAACTTAACAGAGAAGAGGTATTCAGTTGACTAGAGACATGAAGTTAAATCATCACCAATTATAATCAATAAGCAGGAATGAAATTAAAGAATCTCTGAAGTTatgaaaagaaatgattaaatttaCCCAAATTTTCTCATGCACAATTTTGAAGAATGGCATCTCTTAGTGAAGATAAGAGAGGAAGTCAGGCTGAGATGAGAATTTGTTATGATCATAGGTAGAAATCGCTTCCCATACATATATTGAACATCATGCTTACAAGGGATCTCTTTTATCTTGCCCTGCTTAGCCAGGATTGTCTCCTTTTTGTCTCATTTCCCTAAAGTCATGAAAAACTCAGTTCAGGCTGAGCACTTGCGGCTATgactccttccttttttttgtctTAGGATTTCATCATCCAGAATCTGAGTAAAGATTCTGCTTATTTTGTGGGGCTGTCAGATCCAGAGGGTCAGAGACACTGGCAATGGGTTGATCAGACACCATACAATGATAGTGCCACGTGAGTATAGATAGATAAAGGAATCCTGGGTCCAGGACCATGCAGGGAGTTTGAGATGTTCTAGCTATCAGCTATGAAACTAGAATAGCTCACTCTTCACTCTTGGGCACTTGGTTAAATAAtgttattatctcatttagttaTCACGAGAATATGATGAGGTATCTGTTATTATTTAGATGAGGAAATTGTGTTTGGAGGGTGTGGATAATTCAGCTAAGGTCACCCAACAGTGTAAACAATGTTTCTCAAATCTGGGTGGACTTTACTGTGCTTTTAACCactatatgtatgtttatatacacatattatgtAAACATAATACAAATTATTGTTGATTAAGATCATAACCAACTATTAAGATATCATATTTTTCATAAAGCAAAAATGTTAAATTCTGATAGTCTTATAGTATCTCatatttatgtaaattatttaaaaaactcaaGTATTTTAAGAGATTACCAGCTTTGATCCCCGTATCTACTGTGTGAAATATGTAAGATGTTACTCTACTCCccattttttaaactgtaaatcTGAGAAGCAGGGTTAATAAATGACTTGTGTAAGATAACTGGGACAGGAAGAAGATACAGAGATTTGTACTGGTTCTTCAGA includes:
- the LOC128561796 gene encoding C-type lectin domain family 4 member A-like, producing the protein MALEITCSEESFKNRCTSPGTNSDSPTAPMKRTTPHKSNPSLHKLVCASLLILFLLLKVSFFLAFIIFFEKCSQLPDKKNMTKEMIHTTLECVKNNLAITEKVWSCCPKNWKSFNSKCYFISTESRSWSESQKNCSGMQAHLLVINTKEEQDFIIQNLSKDSAYFVGLSDPEGQRHWQWVDQTPYNDSATFWHPKEPSDPNNRCVIVNYPRSRGKWGWNDVYCDNAQRSVCEMTKIYL